TTACTGATTAAAAAAGAGAGCTCTTCTGAAGAGCAAATTTAATGGCACAATCATGACTATACTTTACCTGTTCTTTACGTACTACCAACTACTTCTTCAACTTCTGTTTTATTTGCTAAAGTACAgccattattcaaaataaatcttGCACCATATTTATTGAGTCAAATTCCAGTTTCATTaccaaattattttagatttcttttgtttaaaaaaaactgtcttcttattcatttttaaaatgggaaatctGCCTATATTTAGGGACTACCAACTTCAAAATTGATTGAAAAATTTAGGTTTAATTTTTCTCCCTAGCCATTCTTTGGACTCTAGAACCATTGACTCTTTTGAATTCTTTGACCTACCCCTGAACTAGAAGTTGAAGAGGACAGATCTGAGAAATTTGCAACCTAACAGAGATGAACTATTTTGTTCAGCCACCTACCTGGTTATACTATTATAACACTGATAAAAattgtagcttttatttttgcagtttttcTACTTCCTATATCTACAgctatttatttttgctctgatTTGTATGTCTCTAAGGATACAATGTGCCCTGATTTTGTTTGTACATCTAATCTGTAAGTTAGATATAGTAAAATTCACTTTATATTGTTAAGTTCTAGTGTCTTCAGAACATAGTAAAATTCACTTTATATTGTTAAGTTCTAGTGTCTACTGTAGCCCTTAGAACATTGCAATTAGAATTTTTTGTTAGCtgtgaaagaagaaggaaagaggagctTGTCAGAGAACAAATGGGATATAAATTGAAAGTGATTATAACTTGGCTCAAAAATAATTACTTGCCATAAAAGTATAGCACATTTTCTATTTAGTTTGAGGAGACAAATGCAGAGAGTATCCTGGTTTAGAAACTTTTAGTCTTACATTTGTAGCTCATTCCTTTGGTAAAGAGTCTAGATCACTGtcaatcaaaattatttatttttatgttataattgTGGCAAGGGGAATTGAGGAAAAAATCTTCTATTCCCTCAAGTCTTTTATAAATaggcaatattttatttctatatcccTTGATATGCAACTTACAGATTCTGCCAGCGGATTTGTTTAAAATGTCTCAGATATTTCATTCTGGTTTGTAGTGTTTCAGGTGCTTCATTTTACCTAGGTCTACtcaaagaatctttttttaagaaaacaaggtAAGTATAATACAcagcaaatttttattaattaactaATAATGTATCATGATGATCTCAGCTACTCattttataacacacacacacaaaaaaaacaaatgtgacaGGATCTCACACatagaaatttataaaatctgAGCTCATAATGTATCCAGTAAAATGGTAATTACCAGGGTTTTGGAGTTAGGTGGTACTGGTGAAAGAATTCATAaaatttggaagatttttaaaaggaaactgctAATGCATAATTCTGTTGAACTACCATAGCAGAACTCGAACTTTCAATAAATCATCTCAActtagaattcatttattcaaaactacttttaaaatttattaatatgacAATGACATTATAGATTTAAGGAAACAGAAGATTTGTTCCTAAATTTCCCTTGCCACAATTACAATGTACTAATTAAGAACTTTAATTGAATATTATCTAGACTCTTTTACCAAAGGAAAGATATATAAAAGTAACACCTAAAGTTTCTAAACAGGGATACACTCTGTATCTGTTTCTTTGAGCTAAATAGAGTATCAGCCATACTCTTGTGGCAGGTAATTATTTTTGAGCCAAGCTATAATCAGTCAAAATATCTATTTCAACACATAGTGCCTACAGTTAATAAAAATGTACTGAATTATTGAAAATTGTTGAGAGTTTTTAGTGTTCTtatcacaaaaaaaatatttaggataaCTCATATGTTAAACATTTTATTGAACTATTCcgcaatgtatacatatttcaaaacatcataagtatataaattttctattttcagtcttaaaaaattatttaaagaagtgTAGGAACTAATCTCTCTACATATAcacaaaagctatttttttttaaaagacaattttttttcttatttattattttagttttcagcggacacaacatttttttttttttttttttttagagagagagagagaatttttttaatatttattttttagttctcggcggacacaacatctttgttggtatgtggtgctgaggctcaaacccgggccgcacgcatgccaggcgagcgcgctaccgcttgagccacatccccagcccacaaaagctattttttttctcagtagagTTAATAATGTGTtccaaatttgaattttttaaatatatatttttctctttattttaaaggTCCAGAATGCTTCACAACAAAGACTAAGCCCCTTGTCTATGAAATCATTTGACTCATTCAAGTGGAATAAATTTCTTCACTATTGTATCCTGGGAACAACTTGTTCATATAACTTCAACTGCAATACTCACATGCAAATACCATTTTCTTCATATTGAATGTTAAAATCTGAAATTAGAGATTGGGTCCTATTTGCTCTTTGTTTGGGTGGTAAAAAATATGGCAAGTATTCTGTGTAAGTTAATATGTAAGGACATCAGCATGTGAATGGACGGGTGTATATAAAAGAATCCAATTCACAGCTGAACCCAGCCAGTGGCTTTCATCATGTCATTGTCAAATAACACCAGTTTCCATCCTGGTATCTTCCTTCTCCTTGGCATTCCAGGAATGGAATCAGTCCACACCTGGTTGTCAGTGCCCTTCTGCTTTGTTTACCTGAGTGCTCTCCTGGGCAATTTCTCTATTCTCTTCATTATCAAAACAGATTCCAATCTGCATGAGCCCATGTACCTCTTCCTGTGTATGCTCTCTGTGACTGACCTGGTCATCTGCACCACAGCTATGCCTAAAATCCTCAGTATTTTTTGGTTCCATGACAGGGAAATCTATTTTGAAGCCTGCCTTATACAAGTATTTCTCATTCATTCACACTGTAGTATGGCCTCAGGGTTTATCTTGGCCATGGCCtttgaccgctatgtggccatctgcaatCCTCTGAAACATTCCACCATCCTGACACACAGAGTCATCAGGAACTTGGGGCTGGCTATTGTTATTCGAGGGGTTTTACTTTTCAGTCCTCAGCCATTCATGCTTCGGTGGCTTCCCTACTGCAGAACCAATATCATCCCTCACACTTACTGTGAATTCATGGCTCTGATCAAGCTTGCTTGTGCCAAGACCAGGGTCTGCAGAATATACAGCCTGACTGCTGCCTTTCTCACAGGGGGCTTAGATTTCATATTAATCATATGCTCCTATGTTGTGATCCTTTACACTGTCTTCCGTCTTCCATCCAAGGAAGCTCGGCTCAAGACCCTCGGCACCTGTGGATCCCATGTGTGTGTCATCCTAGTAGCCTACACTCCAgcctttttctccttcctcactCACAGGTTCGGGCACAATGTGGCTCCCCATATTCACATTTTGGTGGCCAACATCTACCTCCTTGTTCCACCTATGGTAAACCCAGTGATCTATGGCATAAGAACCAAGAGAATCAGAGAACGTGTCCTTCAAATTTTGACATCACACAAAATCTAAAATGGCAAACTCATCCCTTCACAAGATTCCTCGACTTAGGAAAACACAATGATGACACAATTACAACAACATAAGCCCTTTATATATAAGCCTAAACCTACATCTTCTACTTGTAATGTTTAAagtatttattctcatttttatattttgttctcaaTAAATTTGCTGAGAAGGTATCTGACATAGGAGATTTGTTTGTGATATATTTGTCTCATAGTATTCTCACTATtttatgagggtttttttttgttgttatgtttGCTTCCTCAAGACTCTTCTATTGTTCAATTTTATCAGCTTTATCAAGAGATGTTGTCCTTAACTTTTTTCCTAACATCTCTGAGAAGACTTCTATTTTTAGCTGTCAGTTAACAGTTTTGTCTACATATTCTGTTGGAATAGACTGAAACTTAATTTTACCCTTGAAACTGGGATGGTGCTAGTAAAATAAATACCTTCTGAACAAGGAGGTGAAGAAACTCTTACTATATCCTTTGCAGAGGCCTTCTTGAGTTTTTTTATGATGTGTTATTTTTCTCTACCTagggtgaattttttttaatttctaaataatatttattctcaAAAATACTTCCACAAAACACTTAAGAATATCCAAAATtgatgaatcatttttttctccttttgtttgttCAACATGTTCTAGTTGATTCTCAGAGAATACCTGTAATCTGTTGTCCCATTCCATGATGAGACTGATATACCTATTTCCTCCTATTCTTTATTACAAAATAGAGAAACATTGTTTCCTTGTAAATTGTGATTCTCGGTGTTCTTTACTGATACtgctcattcttctttcttttgtgaaGTCTAATAACTGGAATTTGTATGGAGAATCTTGTAGGATAAGTCTTCATGAGTAGGTGGTATGAAGATTACAGTGCTTTACCATCTATCATATCCCGTTGGTGACCAAAATAGCTTTGTATATAAGTCAGTAGTACATTTTGCCATGTTTTTCTGTGAGTAGAGTGCTCCTCTCAAACTGTGGTTTTAGAGAGGATCATGTGATTACACAGTAAGTATCATGCCATTTTTGcccttgaatttttaatttcttctttctgaacaAGGTAAGACCTATGAGGGACTGCAGGTATGGAGTATCACAGAGGTCTTTTCAGCTGATCCTAAGAAGATAACACACCCTTTTCCTTGAAAGGAAAGTGTCCACCTGATGTTCAGGTTTCTGATTGTATAAACTTATTTTATCATACTCAATTTGACATTGTCTTGGTTATGATGGAATACAATTGTATGCCTAAAATTTTAAGAGTGGCAGTAAAAGTTAGAGTTTAAGACTCATGCCTTTCAACCCACAGTGTTCAGTTGTGAATTGTAAACAAACTATCACTGgctgtcttaatttttttcaagatacATTTTGATAAAAATCCATATCTCAGTTTCCTGAATGGGAAATAGagatattaatattttgaaaaacactgcTGACAGctaatgttttcatttctaatttttaataatcAATATCACTATGCTCTAAAATGAAAGCAATAAGACAGTGTATCCCTCAGAATACTTTGCATCATGTGCCAATCTATAGAATTAAAGGCGACAGAAATACTTTTGAAATCCTACAAGAGATTTGGTTCTATTTGCAGTTAATTTATCATGATCTTGATAAAatctgaaatttagaaaatattatggAACAGTAATATTTAAATTACAAACTTCGCgcttaaactaaaaataatttgatcatttAGGGGGCTGattttcataaattctgatggCAAATGATGAAGGACTTCTAGTGAACGTAGAGAAGAcaaagattcaaaaaaaaaaaaggaatatcaaTTCAATTAGAAAATCTGGATGAATGGCTTCCAAGAATCATCTTCTAGCTCTGTTTATACAGAGTGTTTGTAGGTGAATGTAAGGGCAAAGACTAACCTGTGCCTCATGATCCcacttaaatggaaaatttccccATGTGTGAATTTTAGTGAATATTGAGAAAGTATTTTCACTTACTTCTACATTCATGACAATACATGTTCTAGAGTAGTCAGTAACATGTAAAAAATGTAGTAATTTTTTAAGGTTAAAAATCACATAATAGTCCAGGCAATTTCTTACGTGAAAAAGACTCATTCAGGAAATGCATGCTAAACTCCTACAATGACCACTCATGACAAGGGTCACGTAAAATACATGGAACACATGCTTCATAAAATGTATGTTTGATGGGAAGACAGCAACTAGGAAtctgcataaaataaattaacCTAAATATTGACCAAATAATTTCATGTTCTAAAAATGTGGTATAATCTTTCAGAGGTGAGATAGTGTGAGAGAATAGGAAATAGTGGCTGGAACACAATGATCATATTATTTCTGACATAGATTGATATGTAttagaaaggtttttattttgttttgttttaagctagagagagaaaaatacatgTGGAATAAAGAATAAGTACAAATTTAAGCTTGGGTtgggcacagtggagcacacttttaatcccagcagctagggagattgatacaggaggatcatgaattcaaagccagcttcagcaacttagcgaggcactaagcaactcagtgagaccctgtctctaaataaaatacaaaataggactgggtggggatgtggctcagtgttaagtgccctgagttaaattcccagtacaaaaaaagggggggagcgTGGCTCGGAAGTCAAAAAAACTCAAGTTTTTTAAGGACAGATAATAAATCAGTATGTCATGAAGAAAATGATTAAGGAAAGAGAGGTAtattagaaatcaaaacaaatcATAATCAAAACTTAAATCATAAGTCATACTTATTAAGAACACAAAATTGTATGACTACGTTTAGGGACactgatatattaaaaatatgaaaatgagacCATTATTAATCATTACTTTAAGATAAACCTGGATTAACATGTGACgttttgaaagaatataattaACTCTTATTAACAATGCTTGATGAGCAAAGAAAATTAGGAGTAGTAGAGCTCCAGAGAAGATGAAAGTCTTCACCCTAGAACATGTTCTAGGTCAAATTCAAGTCATGTTTGAGAAAGAGTAGGACACCAAGATTTAGAATGGTCacatctgggttgaaaaatctaaaaaaattttaaaatctcagattAAAAGatgtatcaaaacaaaacaaaaacaacaatgatGATGAGATACTTAATTAATAATTAGATATGGAAATTTTATTGATATGGAAGCAAACCTCCATGACATAAGACTAAATGTCTTTGCAAGAAACTTGGGAGATGGTGCTAATATATTGTAGTTTAGCTTTCAGAAATTTGGAAAAATGATGTTACATAATGAGTAAGATAAAAATGATAGTAATGTCATGACACATTATACAGAAAGGTACCAGTGTTCTGGACATAATATATTATAAGATGCCAAAAACCACCAGTAAAATATGGTCCATGGAAATCACTAGAGGACATTTCATTAAGTGAACATGAAGGAATGTAAGGGAGAAGGTACCATAATCATTGAGGATGCAATGGTGGCTAGCCTTTTTTGTTTAGTATAAAAGTAGAAAGCACTATTATAAAAACAAGGTACAAGTATGTGAATGAGActattcaactaaaaaaaaaaaaaaacacaggtcaAGTGGCAGCATTTAATCATCTGAAAGAAGATGGTAATTCTTTTTGTGTAAATTGTCAAGGCCAGAGTCGTGACTAACTGGCTTCATGTAGAGAGAGGGACAGGGATAGCTATTAAAATGTGCTATTCCTAGAGGTCAGCCGGTTGTCAaccaacaaagatatttttcattctgtatctctaaataaaaaccaaGGATATGACACAGAAATTTGATGTCTGAATAAAATGGTCAAATATGTTGCTTAGTTTTCAACCTGAGGCAGTTTCCAGATCCAAAACCcaatgactaaagaaaaattcATGTTCCTAAGAGCCAGAATACCAAAACCAAATTCCAAGTATATGTGAGACTATATCTTCCAGTTCTTCTATGAAGGAATCATATAGAGATATGAAGGAAGGCTAATGTGAAGGCTAATGAGTGACTACTCTAAGACTTATGTTAAaattaaatagcatttttaaCAGTACTAACAGGTACTTAGGCAATAGGGGATCACCTTCAGAAATGGGTAATACTGTGATCATGGGAATCACCTGCTCATGAAAGGATGCATTCAGATTGATTTTAATCTAATTCTTGTTTGTATCCTTCCTCACTATGTGATATTCTAATACATGTTGTGACATAACTAGAAGGACCTTACCAGATGCTGGCACTGTGCTTTGGACTTCCAGACTCtagaatagtttaaaaaaaaatcagttctttaTAGATTAGATAGTCTGAGGTATTCTATTATAGgagcagaaaatggactaaggtACTCAGGGAACTGCATAAAGGAATAAGTATACATGATAAAACATATTCTAAATGGACACTAAGCTAAAAACCAATAGAATGATCATTACCTCTATATTGTAATGAGAGCATATGGAACAAGGTAAACTTGGAGGTCTTTCTCAGCTTTGTTTCATAATGAATCAACAAATCCAAAAGTAATTTACCTATTCCCCagataataaaattcaaatgaacATACAAAGTAGTTGGATGAAATTACATTATATGGGTTTTCAAAAGGCCATATCCTTTGTCACCTGTGGATAGATTTAACTGCACTGTGTTTAAGCATTAGAGTAGTAAAATTGGGGAAAGTGAGTATAAACAACTATTTCACAGGTTTTACTGTAAAATGCTATAAGATAAATTGGTCAATATCTAATAGGTACATGGTACATAAGAATTTCTATAGATATATCTCACTATATCTTTTTTTAAGGTAGCTTGTTCATATATTGATAGGAGTGCTAATATTGAAAGGTAGTAATGATTACCGATTAGACAGAATGGAGAAACACCAGAGCATATCAGTTGAGATGCAACAAAGATAGGATACATTACACAATGTTAGAAAATGGAGATGTTGGTTTTTGTGAGGAGTAACATTCCATTCACATTGTTACTGGAGTCCTTGCTGAAGGGCCTGTCTCCAAGGGTCCTAAGAGACCAGACCCAACCACCTGCCTCAATATACCAAATAAGAGATGAGGGTGGTAAAATCGGGAAATGAATTTATTCTGTGTGGTAGACATACTAGGAAGAGTAAGCTATAGTGAACTAAGACCTGTCTTCAAGGTGATGCAATAGCTCAAGCATGATAGAGGGGAAGGACAAAGCAGAGGCAAGAAGTATGAATAGCCAAGCCATCTTGGTCAACCTGTGGTCTGGTTGATCATTATCTCAGATCAGTTTTGCAGGGTCTTTATGGCTTCAGAGGAGATGATTGCTTGAAAGTTGCCCTGTTCCTGGAAATGGGAACATTGAGA
This portion of the Ictidomys tridecemlineatus isolate mIctTri1 chromosome 4, mIctTri1.hap1, whole genome shotgun sequence genome encodes:
- the LOC101965622 gene encoding olfactory receptor 52E8 is translated as MSLSNNTSFHPGIFLLLGIPGMESVHTWLSVPFCFVYLSALLGNFSILFIIKTDSNLHEPMYLFLCMLSVTDLVICTTAMPKILSIFWFHDREIYFEACLIQVFLIHSHCSMASGFILAMAFDRYVAICNPLKHSTILTHRVIRNLGLAIVIRGVLLFSPQPFMLRWLPYCRTNIIPHTYCEFMALIKLACAKTRVCRIYSLTAAFLTGGLDFILIICSYVVILYTVFRLPSKEARLKTLGTCGSHVCVILVAYTPAFFSFLTHRFGHNVAPHIHILVANIYLLVPPMVNPVIYGIRTKRIRERVLQILTSHKI